The following coding sequences are from one Streptomyces sp. NBC_00536 window:
- the cbiQ gene encoding cobalt ECF transporter T component CbiQ: MGAGHAHKLYRQGHTAVHALPPHCKLAAAFCFVVVVVSTPREAVWAFGLYAVLLAVVAAAARIPAGFLLKRMLIEVPFVAFAVLMPFVARGERVDVLGMSLSVSGLWGAWNVLAKGTLGVAASVLLASTTELRALLLGLQRLRMPPLLVQIASFMLRYGDVISDELRRMSIARRSRGFEARGIRHWGVLAKTAGALFIRSYERGERVYLAMVSRGYAGSMPVIDEVTATRAQWAYAAVLPVTALAVCLMGWTL, from the coding sequence GTGGGCGCGGGTCACGCCCACAAGCTCTACCGGCAGGGGCACACCGCCGTCCACGCGCTGCCCCCGCACTGCAAGCTCGCCGCCGCGTTCTGCTTCGTCGTGGTCGTCGTGTCCACCCCGCGCGAGGCGGTGTGGGCCTTCGGCCTCTACGCCGTCCTGCTCGCGGTGGTGGCCGCCGCGGCCCGGATCCCCGCCGGGTTCCTCCTCAAGCGGATGCTGATCGAGGTCCCCTTCGTCGCCTTCGCCGTCCTGATGCCCTTCGTGGCGCGGGGCGAGCGGGTCGACGTGCTCGGGATGTCGCTCAGCGTCTCCGGCCTGTGGGGCGCATGGAACGTACTGGCCAAGGGCACCCTCGGGGTCGCCGCGTCCGTCCTGCTCGCCTCCACCACCGAACTGCGGGCGCTGCTGCTGGGCCTCCAGCGGCTCAGGATGCCGCCCCTGCTCGTCCAGATCGCCTCGTTCATGCTCCGGTACGGCGATGTGATCAGCGACGAACTGCGCCGGATGTCCATCGCCCGCCGCTCGCGCGGCTTCGAGGCGCGCGGGATCCGGCACTGGGGCGTCCTCGCCAAGACCGCGGGCGCGCTCTTCATCCGCTCCTACGAACGCGGCGAGCGCGTGTACCTGGCGATGGTCAGCCGCGGCTACGCCGGTTCCATGCCGGTGATCGACGAGGTGACCGCCACCCGCGCCCAGTGGGCGTACGCGGCCGTGCTCCCGGTGACGGCCCTTGCCGTCTGCCTGATGGGATGGACCCTGTGA
- a CDS encoding energy-coupling factor ABC transporter permease: protein MHVPDGFINAPVSMAAGVAAAGAVAISLRGARRELDERTAPLAGLVAAFIFSVQMLNFPVAAGTSGHLLGGALAAVLVGPYTGVLCVSVVLLMQGLLFADGGLTALGVNVMNMAVVTVIVAYAVFRGLLKVLPDTRRSVTAAAFTGALLSVPAAAGMFTLLYALGGTTDVPVGKVFTAMVGVHVLIGLGEAAITALTVGAVLAVRPDLVHGATGLVTPLKLRVDGRLVDAPVAPAAAKAPAAVPLAARSTRKVWATGLVTALLLAGFVSYYASSSPDGLEKVAADQGIDQKAEPHAAADSPLADYGVKDVSDARLSGGLAGVIGVGATIAVGSGVFWAVRRRRGADDRTPVSTATAL from the coding sequence ATGCATGTGCCCGACGGCTTCATCAACGCCCCCGTCTCGATGGCCGCCGGAGTCGCCGCCGCGGGCGCCGTCGCCATCAGCCTGCGGGGCGCCCGCCGGGAACTCGACGAACGCACCGCGCCGCTCGCCGGCCTCGTCGCCGCCTTCATCTTCTCCGTCCAGATGCTCAACTTCCCGGTCGCCGCCGGCACCAGCGGTCACCTCCTGGGCGGGGCGCTCGCCGCGGTCCTCGTCGGGCCCTACACCGGGGTGCTGTGCGTCTCGGTGGTCCTGCTCATGCAGGGGCTGCTCTTCGCCGACGGCGGCCTGACCGCCCTCGGCGTGAACGTCATGAACATGGCCGTGGTCACCGTGATCGTCGCCTACGCCGTCTTCCGCGGGCTGCTCAAGGTGCTCCCGGACACCCGCCGCTCGGTGACCGCCGCCGCCTTCACCGGCGCGCTCCTCTCGGTCCCCGCCGCCGCCGGCATGTTCACCCTGCTCTACGCGCTGGGCGGCACCACCGACGTGCCCGTCGGCAAGGTCTTCACCGCGATGGTCGGCGTCCACGTCCTGATCGGCCTCGGCGAGGCCGCGATCACCGCCCTCACCGTCGGCGCCGTGCTCGCCGTCCGCCCCGACCTCGTCCACGGCGCGACCGGCCTGGTCACCCCGCTCAAGCTGCGCGTGGACGGGCGACTCGTGGACGCGCCGGTCGCGCCCGCCGCGGCCAAGGCCCCCGCCGCCGTGCCCCTCGCCGCCCGCTCCACCAGGAAGGTGTGGGCGACCGGCCTGGTCACCGCCCTGCTGCTGGCCGGGTTCGTCTCCTACTACGCCTCCTCCAGCCCCGACGGCCTGGAGAAGGTCGCCGCCGACCAGGGCATCGACCAGAAGGCCGAGCCGCACGCCGCCGCCGACTCCCCGCTCGCCGACTACGGCGTCAAGGACGTCAGCGACGCCCGCCTGTCCGGCGGCCTCGCCGGGGTCATCGGCGTCGGCGCGACCATCGCGGTCGGCTCCGGCGTCTTCTGGGCGGTCCGCCGCCGCCGCGGCGCCGACGACCGTACGCCCGTGTCCACCGCCACGGCGCTCTGA
- a CDS encoding SsgA family sporulation/cell division regulator, with amino-acid sequence MSATAENPRATAVATAVEVRVTARVITDDPLYRKIPVALRFTPDEPLAVRIVFPADLSPEGTDNEWVFPRALLEAGLQAPTGTGDVRVWPCGRVQAVVEFHSPEGVAVVQFDIAGLRRFLRRTYGPLTR; translated from the coding sequence ATGTCTGCCACCGCCGAGAATCCCCGCGCGACCGCCGTCGCGACCGCCGTCGAGGTCCGGGTCACCGCACGCGTGATCACCGACGATCCCCTCTACCGGAAGATCCCGGTCGCGCTGCGCTTCACCCCCGACGAGCCCCTGGCCGTGCGGATCGTCTTCCCCGCGGACCTCTCCCCCGAGGGCACCGACAACGAGTGGGTCTTCCCGCGCGCCCTGCTGGAGGCGGGCCTCCAGGCCCCGACCGGCACCGGCGACGTCCGCGTGTGGCCGTGCGGACGGGTGCAGGCGGTCGTCGAGTTCCACTCGCCCGAAGGGGTCGCGGTGGTCCAGTTCGACATCGCGGGACTGCGCCGCTTCCTGCGCCGTACGTACGGACCCCTCACCCGGTAG
- a CDS encoding energy-coupling factor ABC transporter ATP-binding protein has protein sequence MDPVTDSASSAASAPSLAVSGLAYAYPDGHQALFGVDLTVGRGERVALLGPNGAGKTTLVLHLNGILTGGVGSVTVAGLPVEKRNFAEIRRRVGIVFQDPDDQLFMPTVREDVAFGPAAAGMRGAELEARVRGALERVGMADFADRPPHHLSFGQRRRVAVATVLAMEPEILVLDEPSSNLDPASRRELADILRSLDVTVLMVTHDLPYALELCSRAVILSEGVIAADGRTQDLLCDDALMRAHRLELPFGFDPRSVSVG, from the coding sequence ATGGACCCTGTGACCGACTCTGCTTCCTCCGCCGCTTCCGCCCCGTCCCTCGCGGTGTCCGGGCTCGCCTACGCCTATCCCGACGGGCACCAGGCCCTCTTCGGGGTCGACCTCACCGTCGGACGCGGCGAGCGCGTCGCGCTGCTCGGGCCCAACGGTGCGGGCAAGACCACGCTCGTCCTGCACCTCAACGGGATCCTGACCGGCGGCGTCGGCTCCGTCACCGTCGCCGGGCTGCCCGTGGAGAAGCGGAACTTCGCCGAGATCCGGCGCCGGGTCGGCATCGTCTTCCAGGACCCCGACGACCAGCTCTTCATGCCGACCGTCCGCGAGGACGTCGCCTTCGGCCCGGCCGCCGCCGGGATGCGCGGCGCCGAGCTGGAGGCCCGGGTGCGGGGCGCCCTGGAGCGGGTCGGGATGGCCGACTTCGCCGACCGGCCGCCGCACCACCTCTCCTTCGGGCAGCGCCGCCGGGTCGCCGTCGCGACCGTACTGGCCATGGAGCCGGAGATCCTGGTCCTGGACGAGCCCTCGTCCAACCTGGACCCGGCCTCGCGGCGCGAACTCGCCGACATCCTGCGCTCGCTCGACGTCACCGTGCTGATGGTCACCCACGACCTGCCGTACGCCCTCGAACTCTGCTCCCGCGCCGTGATCCTCAGCGAGGGCGTCATCGCGGCCGACGGACGCACCCAGGACCTGCTGTGCGACGACGCGCTGATGCGGGCGCACCGGCTGGAGCTGCCGTTCGGCTTCGATCCGCGTTCGGTGTCCGTGGGATAG
- a CDS encoding TetR/AcrR family transcriptional regulator yields the protein MTEEVLSRRSRITPEREAELHGAVLDLLREVGYEALTMDAVAARTKSSKATLYRQWGSKPELVAKALRCTQPVSLRDIDTGSLRGDFALMVEHSDDAQMAKDTALMRGLAHAVHESPELHKALRDLLVDPEINGLQTMLQRSVERGEIAADCPALDFVPHMLIGAFIALPLIEDRSVDRTFLADFIDAVVFPALGV from the coding sequence ATGACCGAAGAGGTCTTGTCACGACGCAGCCGGATCACCCCCGAGCGGGAGGCCGAACTGCACGGAGCGGTCCTGGACCTGCTCCGCGAGGTCGGCTATGAAGCACTCACGATGGACGCGGTCGCGGCCCGCACCAAGTCCAGCAAGGCCACCCTCTACCGCCAGTGGGGGAGCAAGCCGGAGCTGGTCGCCAAGGCACTGCGATGTACCCAGCCGGTCTCGCTGCGGGACATCGACACGGGCAGCCTGCGCGGCGATTTCGCGCTGATGGTCGAACACTCCGACGACGCCCAGATGGCGAAGGACACCGCACTGATGCGGGGCCTGGCACACGCCGTCCACGAGAGTCCCGAACTCCACAAGGCGCTGCGCGACCTGCTGGTCGACCCGGAGATCAACGGTCTCCAGACGATGCTGCAGCGCTCGGTGGAACGGGGCGAGATCGCCGCCGACTGTCCCGCGCTCGACTTCGTACCGCACATGCTCATCGGGGCGTTCATCGCGCTCCCGCTGATCGAGGACCGCTCGGTCGACCGGACCTTCCTCGCCGACTTCATCGATGCCGTGGTCTTCCCCGCCCTCGGCGTTTGA
- a CDS encoding MMPL family transporter, producing MATFLYRLGRGAFRRRRYVALAWVALLCAAIFGAATAAAPTSGSFSIPGTEAQKAFDLLDQRFPGMAADGATARIVIKAPAGKKVTDPAVKTEVEKIVSGLKTGPGEAQIASVTDPYQAQATSQDGSTAYISTKYKVSGMELTDKTRDALKESGKDAQAHGLTVEIGGDALMTAPETGSGEIIGIAIAAIVLVITFGSLIAAGLPLLTALIGVGIGVSSITALANVLDLGSTTSTLAMMIGLAVGIDYALFIVSRYRAELAEGHARDEAAGRAAGTAGSAVVFAGLTVVIALVGLAVVNIPMLTKMGFAAAGTVVIAVLVALTLVPAILGFAGRKVLPAGTKSKLFGKGKPVRTDKDGKPEERPNGGTRWARFVLRRPVMVLLVGVIGLGAIAIPASSLQMGLPDDGAQPVSTTQRKAYDMLSDGFGPGFNGPLMVVVNGGQSLADSTVERIKKLDGVVAVMKPTLNEAGDAAVITVIPEDRPSSKKTEDLVHEIRAGNGDNVYVTGATAMNIDFSQRMNDALLPYLALVVGLAFLLLMLVFRSILVPLKAALGFLLSVVAALGAVVAVFQWGWLGSLFGVEQTGPIMSMMPIFMVGVVFGLAMDYEVFLVTRMREAYVHGERPGQAVVTGFQYSARVVVAAAVIMIAVFSGFIGASEQMIKMIGFGLAIAVFFDAFVVRMAIVPAVLALLGHKAWWLPAWLDRILPNVDVEGESLRKHLATTGAGAEGPDADRELVKV from the coding sequence GTGGCCACCTTCCTCTACCGGCTCGGCCGGGGCGCCTTCCGGCGCCGCCGCTATGTCGCCCTCGCCTGGGTGGCGCTGCTGTGCGCCGCCATCTTCGGCGCGGCGACCGCTGCCGCGCCCACCTCCGGATCCTTCTCGATACCCGGCACGGAGGCCCAGAAGGCCTTCGACCTGCTCGACCAGCGCTTCCCGGGGATGGCCGCCGACGGCGCCACCGCCCGCATCGTGATCAAGGCCCCGGCGGGCAAGAAGGTCACCGACCCGGCCGTCAAGACCGAGGTCGAGAAGATCGTCTCGGGCCTGAAGACCGGTCCCGGCGAGGCCCAGATCGCCTCGGTCACCGACCCGTACCAGGCGCAGGCCACCAGCCAGGACGGCTCCACCGCCTACATCAGCACGAAGTACAAGGTCAGCGGCATGGAGCTGACCGACAAGACCCGTGACGCGCTGAAGGAGTCCGGCAAGGACGCCCAGGCCCACGGGCTGACCGTCGAGATCGGCGGCGACGCGCTGATGACGGCGCCCGAGACCGGCTCCGGCGAGATCATCGGCATCGCCATCGCGGCGATCGTCCTGGTCATCACCTTCGGCTCGCTGATCGCGGCCGGACTGCCGCTGCTGACCGCGCTGATCGGCGTCGGCATCGGGGTCTCCTCGATCACCGCGCTCGCCAACGTGCTCGACCTCGGCTCCACCACCTCCACGCTCGCGATGATGATCGGCCTCGCGGTCGGCATCGACTACGCGCTCTTCATCGTCTCCCGCTACCGCGCGGAACTGGCCGAGGGCCACGCGCGGGACGAGGCCGCCGGACGGGCCGCCGGAACCGCGGGCTCCGCGGTCGTCTTCGCCGGTCTGACCGTGGTCATCGCCCTCGTGGGCCTGGCCGTCGTCAACATCCCGATGCTCACCAAGATGGGCTTCGCCGCCGCCGGAACCGTGGTCATCGCGGTCCTGGTCGCCCTCACCCTGGTCCCCGCCATCCTCGGCTTCGCGGGCCGCAAGGTGCTGCCCGCCGGTACGAAGAGCAAGCTCTTCGGCAAGGGCAAGCCGGTCCGCACGGACAAGGACGGCAAGCCTGAGGAGCGCCCGAACGGCGGCACCCGCTGGGCCCGCTTCGTCCTGCGCCGCCCGGTCATGGTGCTGCTGGTCGGCGTGATCGGCCTCGGCGCGATCGCGATCCCGGCGAGCAGCCTGCAGATGGGCCTGCCGGACGACGGCGCCCAGCCGGTCTCCACCACCCAGCGCAAGGCCTACGACATGCTGTCCGACGGCTTCGGGCCGGGCTTCAACGGCCCGCTGATGGTCGTCGTCAACGGCGGGCAGAGCCTCGCCGACAGCACGGTCGAGCGGATCAAGAAGCTCGACGGGGTCGTCGCGGTCATGAAGCCGACCCTCAACGAGGCCGGCGACGCCGCGGTGATCACGGTGATCCCGGAGGACCGCCCGTCCTCCAAGAAGACCGAGGACCTGGTCCACGAGATCCGCGCGGGCAACGGCGACAACGTCTACGTCACCGGCGCGACCGCCATGAACATCGACTTCTCGCAGCGGATGAACGACGCGCTGCTGCCGTACCTGGCGCTGGTCGTCGGCCTCGCCTTCCTGCTGCTGATGCTCGTCTTCCGCTCGATCCTGGTCCCGCTCAAGGCGGCCCTCGGCTTCCTGCTCTCCGTCGTCGCCGCCCTCGGCGCGGTCGTCGCGGTCTTCCAGTGGGGCTGGCTCGGCTCGCTCTTCGGGGTGGAGCAGACCGGTCCGATCATGTCGATGATGCCGATCTTCATGGTGGGCGTGGTCTTCGGTCTGGCCATGGACTACGAGGTCTTCCTGGTCACCCGGATGCGCGAGGCGTACGTCCACGGCGAGCGCCCCGGACAGGCGGTCGTGACCGGCTTCCAGTACAGCGCGCGGGTCGTCGTGGCCGCCGCCGTCATCATGATCGCGGTGTTCTCCGGCTTCATCGGGGCCAGCGAGCAGATGATCAAGATGATCGGCTTCGGCCTCGCGATCGCGGTGTTCTTCGACGCCTTCGTGGTCCGCATGGCGATCGTCCCGGCCGTACTGGCGCTGCTCGGCCACAAGGCCTGGTGGCTGCCGGCCTGGCTGGACCGGATCCTGCCCAACGTGGACGTGGAGGGCGAGAGCCTGCGCAAGCACCTCGCCACGACCGGCGCCGGTGCCGAGGGTCCGGACGCGGACCGCGAGCTGGTCAAGGTCTGA
- a CDS encoding serine hydrolase domain-containing protein, whose protein sequence is MDIQGEVADGFEPVRDAFVRNFEVLGDRGAAVAVYRDGRKVVDLWGGVRDADATGADAAPWERDTAQIVRSATKGVAAAVPLLLHQRGLLDLDAPVAEYWPEFKAGGKEGALVRDVLAHRAGIPALDRPLTPAQAADGISGPRAVAEQAAFWAPGTAHGYHPHTFSWLLGELVLRVTGASLGKWLAEEVTGPLGLDFWIGLPDSVAGRVGRSAAAEPPRTSNGLKTRPRREVSEAYADPGSLTRRAFAAISPLPDENDPGYRAAELPGSTGIGTARALAGFYAATLGDVEGGGRRLYTPETVALAGRELSSGADRVLVVNTRFGPGYMLHGPASPLLSPASFGHPGRGGSLGFADPEAGIAFGYVTNTLAPSVTADPRAQALVRALRSTTP, encoded by the coding sequence GTGGACATTCAGGGTGAGGTGGCGGACGGCTTCGAGCCGGTCCGGGACGCTTTCGTACGCAACTTCGAGGTGCTCGGGGACCGGGGCGCGGCCGTCGCCGTCTACCGTGACGGCCGCAAGGTCGTCGACCTGTGGGGCGGCGTCCGGGACGCCGATGCCACCGGCGCCGACGCGGCCCCCTGGGAACGGGACACCGCGCAGATCGTCCGCTCCGCCACCAAGGGCGTCGCCGCCGCCGTCCCGCTGCTCCTGCACCAGCGGGGGCTGCTCGACCTCGACGCGCCGGTGGCGGAGTACTGGCCCGAGTTCAAGGCGGGCGGCAAGGAAGGCGCCCTGGTCCGCGACGTCCTCGCGCACCGCGCCGGGATACCGGCCCTGGACCGGCCGCTGACCCCCGCGCAGGCCGCCGACGGGATCTCCGGGCCGCGCGCCGTCGCCGAACAGGCCGCCTTCTGGGCGCCCGGCACCGCGCACGGCTACCACCCGCACACCTTCAGCTGGCTGCTGGGCGAACTGGTGCTGCGGGTCACCGGGGCCTCGCTCGGCAAGTGGCTGGCCGAGGAGGTCACCGGTCCGCTCGGGCTGGACTTCTGGATCGGGCTGCCGGATTCCGTGGCGGGGCGGGTGGGTCGGAGCGCGGCGGCCGAACCGCCGCGGACTTCCAACGGGCTGAAGACCCGGCCCAGGCGGGAGGTCTCCGAGGCCTACGCCGACCCCGGCTCCCTCACCCGGCGCGCCTTCGCCGCGATCAGCCCGCTGCCCGACGAGAACGACCCCGGCTACCGGGCCGCCGAGCTGCCCGGCTCCACCGGGATCGGCACCGCGCGCGCCCTGGCCGGGTTCTACGCCGCCACGCTCGGCGACGTGGAGGGCGGCGGGCGGCGGCTGTACACCCCGGAGACGGTGGCCCTGGCGGGCCGCGAGCTGTCCTCCGGGGCGGACCGGGTGCTGGTCGTCAACACGCGCTTCGGGCCCGGCTACATGCTGCACGGGCCGGCCTCGCCGCTCCTCTCTCCGGCCTCCTTCGGGCACCCCGGGCGCGGCGGATCCCTCGGCTTCGCGGACCCCGAGGCCGGGATCGCCTTCGGCTACGTCACCAACACCCTGGCCCCCTCGGTCACCGCCGACCCCCGAGCCCAGGCCCTGGTCCGGGCCCTGAGGTCCACCACGCCCTGA
- a CDS encoding penicillin-binding transpeptidase domain-containing protein, with protein MNGAAKGAIVGGVFLTMVGAAGYGVYSLVGEESGSTGGSGGGSGTTARSEKRTGPPDAKETAETAKAFLAAWAAGDARAAADLTNNPAVTQGAVGDFKTKAYVSKAVITPGTPSGTTVPFTVAAEVTYEGVTKPLAYESQLTVVRGLTSGKALVDWQPTILHPQLQKDEKLRTGTPAAPPVKAVDRNGAELTPEKYPSLRPVLEQLRKTYGQTSGGTAGAETWIEPAAPDAPKRVLLTLAEGRPGLLKTVLDADVQAAAEKAVAAYPESSVVALQPSTGHILAIANHRADGFNAAVQGTRAPGSTMKIVTASMLIGRGVVSADKVVECPKTVSGGGRSFHNLENMELKGANFATSFAKSCNTAFIGQMKAVGDESAMADEARRVFGLGLEWKAGIPVFDGDVPAASGPEAAAEYIGQGRIRMSPLNIASVTATAKTGVFRQPVIIEEGVGERVLARAERQMKPGTSRQLTQMMRQTATSGTAARVMSSVGGDKGAKTGSAEVDGAASPDSWFTAYSDDLAAAALVQSGGHGTDAAGPLVAQILTTG; from the coding sequence ATGAACGGGGCGGCGAAGGGTGCCATCGTCGGCGGGGTGTTCCTCACGATGGTCGGTGCGGCCGGATACGGGGTGTACTCGCTGGTCGGCGAGGAATCGGGGAGTACGGGCGGGAGCGGGGGCGGCAGCGGGACCACGGCCCGGTCGGAGAAACGGACCGGGCCGCCCGACGCGAAGGAGACCGCCGAGACCGCCAAGGCGTTCCTGGCGGCCTGGGCCGCCGGGGACGCGCGGGCCGCGGCCGACCTGACGAACAATCCGGCGGTCACGCAGGGCGCGGTGGGCGACTTCAAGACGAAGGCGTACGTGTCGAAGGCCGTCATCACGCCCGGTACGCCGAGCGGGACCACCGTGCCCTTCACGGTCGCCGCGGAGGTGACCTACGAGGGGGTCACCAAGCCCCTGGCCTACGAGTCCCAACTGACCGTGGTCCGCGGCCTCACCAGCGGCAAGGCGCTCGTCGACTGGCAGCCCACGATCCTGCACCCGCAGCTGCAGAAGGACGAGAAGCTGCGCACGGGCACGCCCGCGGCCCCGCCGGTCAAGGCGGTCGACCGCAACGGCGCGGAGCTGACGCCGGAGAAGTACCCCTCGCTGAGGCCGGTCCTGGAACAGCTGCGCAAGACCTACGGGCAGACCTCGGGCGGCACCGCCGGCGCCGAGACCTGGATCGAACCGGCCGCGCCGGACGCCCCCAAGCGGGTCCTGCTGACCCTGGCCGAGGGCAGGCCGGGCCTGCTGAAGACCGTGCTCGACGCGGACGTGCAGGCGGCCGCGGAGAAGGCGGTCGCCGCGTACCCGGAGTCCTCGGTGGTCGCGCTCCAGCCCAGCACGGGGCACATCCTGGCGATCGCCAACCACCGCGCGGACGGCTTCAACGCGGCGGTGCAGGGCACCCGGGCGCCGGGCTCCACGATGAAGATCGTGACGGCGTCCATGCTGATCGGCCGGGGCGTGGTGAGCGCGGACAAGGTGGTGGAGTGCCCGAAGACGGTGTCGGGCGGCGGGCGGTCCTTCCACAACCTGGAGAACATGGAACTGAAGGGCGCGAACTTCGCGACCAGCTTCGCCAAGTCCTGCAACACGGCCTTCATCGGGCAGATGAAGGCCGTCGGCGACGAGTCGGCGATGGCGGACGAGGCGCGGCGGGTGTTCGGTCTCGGGCTGGAGTGGAAGGCGGGCATCCCGGTCTTCGACGGTGACGTCCCGGCGGCCTCGGGCCCGGAGGCGGCCGCGGAGTACATCGGGCAGGGGCGGATCCGGATGAGCCCGCTGAACATCGCCTCCGTCACGGCGACGGCGAAGACGGGGGTCTTCCGCCAGCCGGTGATCATCGAGGAGGGCGTCGGGGAACGCGTCCTGGCCCGGGCCGAGCGCCAGATGAAGCCCGGGACCTCCCGCCAGCTGACCCAGATGATGCGGCAGACCGCGACCAGTGGCACGGCGGCCCGGGTGATGTCCTCGGTCGGCGGTGACAAGGGGGCGAAGACCGGGTCGGCGGAGGTCGACGGCGCGGCCAGCCCCGACAGCTGGTTCACCGCCTACAGCGACGACCTGGCCGCCGCGGCCCTGGTCCAGTCCGGCGGCCACGGCACCGACGCGGCGGGCCCCCTCGTCGCCCAGATCCTGACCACCGGCTGA